Within the Deltaproteobacteria bacterium genome, the region TACGACGTCACCTATGGACGCGATCCGCAGGGTGTCGGTCCCGATGAGGCAGGCGCCCACCCGGTATCCATGAGTCCATTTGGTGTGATGGATCTCACGGGTAACGTATGGGAATGGACCCGATCCGTCCTGGAACCGGGCAAGGTGCTCCTCCGCGGAGGAAGCTACTTTCACGACGTGACCACTTGTCGGGCAACCAATCGCAACCCTGTGGATCATGCATACCGAAACATGACCGTCGGTATGCGATTGTGTTCAAGTTCCCCAAGGTGATCTCAGTATTTATTTTTGTTTAGCATGGTGGTGGGCGCGATTGCGGGCGCGCTCGACGGAGTGGATCCATGCGAGCTCGGATGCTGATTCTGGCTGCGGCGATGGTGCTCGCGGCATGCGGTCCGGTGAATGGGCGGCGAATCACCTCAACGGCGTCGCGTGGCGACGCGCTCGCCACGACCAACTCGAGCGTCACCAACGCACCGGGCGAGAACGCACCTGGCGAGAACGCGCCCGGTGAGAACGCACCCGGCGAAAACGCGCCTGGTGAGAACGCACCCGGTGAGAACGCACCCGGCGAGAACGCACCCGGCGAGAACGCACCCGGCGAGAACGCAC harbors:
- a CDS encoding pentapeptide repeat-containing protein, coding for CVLAGCVLAGCVLAGCVLTGCVLTRRVFAGCVLTGRVLARCVLARCVGDARVGRGERVATRRR